Proteins from a genomic interval of Burkholderia cepacia GG4:
- a CDS encoding acetoin dehydrogenase dihydrolipoyllysine-residue acetyltransferase subunit, giving the protein MSIHMITMPKWGLSMEQGQVNGWLKALGERVTKGDEVLDVETDKISSGVECAFDGMLRRQVAQEGETLPVGALLGVVAAAEASDADIDAAIAEFQRDFTPSAAADDAAGPQPEKAQIGGRTVRFLKLGDGEGTPAVLIHGFGGDLNNWLFNHAELAAHRPVWALDLPGHGESGKAVDTGSLDELADAVLALLDAQHIERAHLIGHSMGGAVAMTAAERAPQRVASLTLIASAGLGADINRGYIDGFVAGNSRNTLKPHLGALFADNALVTRQLVEDLVKYKRLEGVQAALEKIANAAFDGATQRRVFRERVASLAPRTLVIWGERDQVIPAQHAQGLPDGVRAEVIAGSGHMVQMEAAADVNRLIVAFLGD; this is encoded by the coding sequence ATGTCGATTCACATGATCACGATGCCCAAGTGGGGGCTGTCGATGGAGCAGGGGCAGGTCAACGGCTGGCTGAAGGCGCTCGGCGAGCGCGTGACGAAGGGCGACGAAGTGCTCGACGTCGAGACCGACAAGATCTCGTCGGGCGTCGAGTGCGCGTTCGACGGCATGCTGCGCCGGCAGGTCGCGCAGGAAGGCGAGACGCTGCCGGTCGGTGCACTGCTCGGCGTGGTGGCGGCGGCCGAGGCGAGCGATGCCGACATCGATGCGGCGATCGCCGAATTCCAGCGCGATTTCACGCCGAGCGCGGCCGCCGACGACGCGGCGGGCCCGCAGCCCGAGAAGGCGCAGATCGGCGGACGCACGGTCCGTTTCCTGAAGCTGGGCGATGGCGAGGGCACGCCCGCCGTGCTGATCCACGGTTTCGGCGGCGACCTGAACAACTGGCTGTTCAACCACGCGGAGCTCGCCGCGCACCGGCCGGTGTGGGCGCTCGATTTGCCCGGGCACGGCGAATCGGGCAAGGCGGTCGATACCGGCAGCCTCGACGAACTGGCCGACGCGGTGCTCGCGCTGCTCGACGCGCAGCATATCGAGCGCGCGCACCTGATCGGCCATTCGATGGGCGGCGCGGTCGCGATGACGGCGGCCGAGCGTGCGCCGCAACGCGTGGCGTCGCTGACGCTGATCGCGAGCGCCGGGCTCGGCGCCGACATCAACCGCGGCTACATCGACGGTTTCGTCGCCGGCAACAGCCGCAACACGCTGAAGCCGCACCTCGGCGCGCTGTTCGCGGACAATGCGCTCGTCACGCGGCAACTGGTCGAGGATCTCGTCAAGTACAAGCGGCTCGAAGGCGTGCAGGCCGCGCTGGAGAAGATCGCGAACGCCGCGTTCGACGGTGCGACCCAGCGGCGCGTGTTCCGCGAGCGCGTCGCGTCGCTCGCGCCGCGCACGCTCGTGATCTGGGGCGAGCGCGACCAGGTGATTCCCGCGCAGCATGCGCAGGGCTTGCCGGACGGCGTGCGTGCCGAGGTGATCGCCGGCAGCGGCCACATGGTGCAGATGGAGGCGGCTGCCGACGTGAACCGCCTGATCGTCGCGTTTCTCGGAGACTGA
- a CDS encoding carboxymuconolactone decarboxylase family protein, with amino-acid sequence MERLVEDRYARGWNKLKEIDGEVGERVIAALAPIAPDFGRLLVEFGFGDIYSRSQLDLKSREIATIAALAALGNAQPQLKVHVEAALNVGCTRDEIVEVFMQMAVYAGFPAALNALFAAQEVFARRDEAAARDGGTTEAAAHAA; translated from the coding sequence ATGGAACGACTCGTTGAAGATCGCTATGCACGCGGCTGGAACAAACTCAAGGAAATCGACGGCGAAGTGGGCGAACGCGTGATCGCGGCGCTTGCGCCGATTGCACCGGACTTCGGGCGGCTGCTCGTCGAATTCGGCTTCGGCGACATCTACAGCCGGTCGCAGCTCGACCTGAAATCGCGCGAGATCGCGACGATTGCCGCGCTGGCGGCGCTTGGCAACGCGCAGCCGCAACTGAAGGTGCATGTCGAGGCCGCGCTGAACGTCGGCTGCACGCGCGACGAGATCGTCGAGGTATTCATGCAGATGGCCGTCTACGCGGGGTTTCCGGCCGCGCTCAACGCGTTGTTCGCCGCGCAGGAAGTGTTCGCGCGACGCGACGAGGCGGCCGCTCGGGACGGCGGCACAACCGAAGCGGCTGCGCACGCCGCGTGA
- a CDS encoding ATP-NAD kinase family protein, which translates to MTTPVTIGVIANPASGRDIRRLTTHASVFPTAEKANMVVRLLAGLGAMGVERVLTLRDKTGIATLLMRALDTHRAVAPHERWPEVEFVDLPISDTVADTQAGAAYMRRMEVALIVVLGGDGTHRAVAAHCGATPLVALSTGTNNAFPEHREATVAGVAAGLAATGAVPAEVAFTRNKRLVVRCVAGANAGREEIALVDVCAARQRFIGARAISGPDDIDTLYLTFAEPDGIGLSALGGAWAPLERSAPHGLAMRFAADGKTAGTPLVAPIAPGRVDRVLMRSCERLEPDAWQTIPFEHGTLAFDGEREIEVARGERYEIALDWRGPLTVDVGRTLRYASSRQLLRDAGAWRF; encoded by the coding sequence GTGACGACGCCCGTGACCATCGGCGTGATCGCGAACCCCGCATCGGGGCGCGACATTCGCCGTCTGACGACGCATGCATCGGTGTTCCCGACGGCGGAAAAGGCCAACATGGTCGTGCGCCTGCTCGCCGGCCTCGGCGCGATGGGCGTCGAGCGCGTTCTGACCTTGCGCGACAAGACGGGCATCGCGACGCTGCTGATGCGTGCGCTCGATACGCATCGCGCGGTCGCGCCGCACGAACGCTGGCCCGAAGTCGAATTCGTCGACCTGCCGATCTCCGATACCGTCGCCGACACGCAGGCCGGCGCCGCCTACATGCGCCGGATGGAAGTCGCGCTGATCGTCGTGCTCGGCGGCGACGGCACCCACCGCGCGGTCGCCGCGCATTGCGGCGCGACGCCGCTCGTCGCGCTGTCCACCGGCACCAACAACGCGTTTCCCGAACATCGCGAGGCGACCGTCGCGGGCGTCGCGGCAGGGCTTGCCGCGACCGGCGCCGTGCCGGCCGAGGTCGCGTTCACGCGCAACAAGCGGCTCGTCGTGCGCTGCGTGGCGGGCGCAAACGCGGGGCGCGAGGAGATCGCGCTCGTCGATGTGTGCGCCGCTCGCCAGCGTTTCATCGGCGCGCGCGCGATCTCGGGCCCCGACGACATCGACACGCTCTACCTGACTTTCGCGGAACCGGACGGCATTGGTCTGTCCGCCCTTGGCGGCGCGTGGGCGCCGCTCGAGCGCAGCGCGCCGCACGGGCTCGCGATGCGCTTTGCCGCCGACGGCAAGACGGCCGGCACACCGCTCGTCGCGCCGATCGCGCCGGGCCGGGTCGATCGCGTGCTGATGCGCAGTTGCGAGCGGCTCGAACCAGACGCATGGCAGACGATCCCGTTCGAGCACGGCACGCTTGCGTTCGACGGCGAGCGCGAGATCGAGGTCGCGCGTGGCGAGCGCTACGAGATCGCGCTCGACTGGCGCGGGCCGCTGACGGTCGATGTCGGCCGCACGCTGCGTTATGCGTCGTCGCGGCAGCTGCTGCGCGACGCCGGCGCGTGGCGTTTCTGA
- the lipA gene encoding lipoyl synthase: MAAALERPSLTALGQPGARSRDKLARIPVRVEPAAGAALPKPPWLRAPPMMSGAVADMAAVLRAHRLHSVCEEAMCPNIGECFAQRTATFMIMGGLCTRRCPFCDVAHGRPEPLDPDEPARLAAAVAALGLRYVVITSVDRDDLRDGGAAHFAACIAAVRASVPGIGVEVLTPDFRGRVARALDALSSAWPDVFNHNIETVPSLYRAARPGADYRGSLELLAQAKGARPTLVTKSGLMLGLGERDDEVRDTLRDLRAHEVDVLTLGQYLAPSAHHLPVRRYVSPDAFAAWRDEGLALGFREVVAGPLVRSSYHAADVLEDA; this comes from the coding sequence ATGGCCGCCGCGCTCGAACGACCCAGCCTCACCGCGCTCGGCCAGCCGGGCGCGCGGAGCCGCGACAAGCTCGCGCGCATTCCGGTGCGCGTCGAGCCCGCGGCCGGCGCGGCGCTGCCGAAGCCGCCGTGGCTGCGGGCGCCGCCGATGATGAGCGGGGCGGTCGCCGACATGGCGGCCGTGCTGCGGGCTCACCGGCTGCATTCCGTCTGCGAGGAGGCCATGTGCCCGAACATCGGCGAATGCTTCGCGCAACGCACCGCGACCTTCATGATCATGGGCGGACTGTGCACGCGGCGCTGCCCGTTCTGCGATGTCGCGCACGGCCGTCCCGAGCCGCTCGATCCCGACGAGCCCGCGCGGCTCGCCGCCGCGGTCGCGGCGCTCGGGCTGCGCTACGTCGTGATCACGTCGGTCGACCGCGACGACCTGCGCGACGGCGGCGCCGCGCATTTCGCCGCCTGCATCGCGGCAGTGCGCGCGAGCGTGCCGGGCATCGGCGTCGAGGTGCTGACGCCGGATTTCCGCGGCCGCGTCGCCCGTGCGCTCGATGCGTTGTCGTCGGCGTGGCCGGACGTGTTCAATCACAACATCGAGACGGTGCCGTCGCTGTACCGGGCGGCGCGGCCGGGCGCAGACTATCGCGGCTCGCTCGAACTGCTCGCGCAGGCGAAGGGTGCGCGGCCGACGCTCGTGACGAAATCGGGATTGATGCTCGGGCTCGGCGAGCGCGACGACGAGGTGCGGGACACGCTGCGCGACCTGCGTGCGCACGAGGTCGACGTGCTGACGCTGGGCCAGTATCTGGCGCCGTCCGCGCATCATCTGCCGGTGCGGCGCTACGTGAGCCCGGACGCATTCGCCGCGTGGCGCGACGAGGGGCTTGCGCTCGGTTTCAGGGAAGTCGTCGCCGGCCCGCTCGTGCGGTCGTCGTATCACGCGGCCGACGTGCTGGAGGACGCGTAG
- a CDS encoding thiamine pyrophosphate-dependent dehydrogenase E1 component subunit alpha gives MTVSTQLSRDKLLDAYRLMRTIREFEERLHVEFATGEIPGFVHLYAGEEASAVGTMLHLGLDDYVATTHRGHGHCIAKGVDVHGMMAEIYGKKTGVCHGKGGSMHIADLSMGMLGANGIVGAGGPLVCGAALAAKHKKTGGVGVCFFGDGASNQGVIFESMNLASVWRLPAIFVAENNGYAEATSSSWSVATDNIADRANGFGMPGVIVDGFDFFAVHEALGEAVARARNGGGPTLVEVKFTRYFGHFEGDAQTYRAPGEVQKLRDEKDCLKHFETRVVRAEALTTEDLRAVDAQVKALIDDAVAQAKAAPLPDAADLLTDVYVSYP, from the coding sequence ATGACCGTTTCGACACAGCTCAGCAGGGACAAGCTGCTGGACGCCTACCGGCTGATGCGCACGATCCGCGAATTCGAGGAACGCCTGCACGTCGAGTTCGCGACCGGCGAAATCCCCGGCTTCGTTCACCTGTACGCGGGCGAGGAGGCATCCGCGGTCGGCACGATGCTGCACCTCGGCCTCGACGACTACGTCGCCACCACGCACCGCGGGCACGGCCACTGCATCGCGAAGGGCGTCGACGTGCACGGGATGATGGCAGAGATCTACGGCAAGAAGACAGGCGTCTGCCACGGCAAGGGCGGCTCGATGCACATCGCCGACCTGTCGATGGGGATGCTCGGCGCGAACGGGATCGTCGGCGCGGGCGGCCCGCTCGTGTGCGGCGCGGCACTCGCGGCGAAGCACAAGAAGACCGGCGGCGTCGGCGTGTGCTTCTTCGGCGACGGCGCGTCGAACCAGGGCGTGATCTTCGAATCGATGAACCTCGCGTCGGTGTGGCGGCTGCCGGCGATATTCGTGGCCGAAAACAACGGCTATGCGGAGGCGACGTCGTCGAGCTGGTCAGTCGCGACCGACAACATCGCCGATCGCGCGAACGGCTTCGGGATGCCGGGCGTGATCGTCGACGGCTTCGACTTCTTCGCGGTGCACGAAGCGCTTGGCGAAGCGGTCGCACGCGCGCGCAACGGCGGCGGTCCGACGCTCGTCGAAGTGAAGTTCACGCGCTATTTCGGCCACTTCGAAGGCGATGCGCAGACCTACCGCGCGCCCGGCGAGGTGCAGAAGCTGCGCGACGAGAAGGACTGCCTGAAGCATTTCGAAACGCGCGTCGTGCGCGCCGAGGCGCTGACGACCGAAGATCTGCGTGCGGTCGACGCGCAGGTGAAGGCGCTGATCGACGACGCGGTCGCGCAGGCGAAGGCCGCGCCGCTGCCCGACGCGGCCGACCTGCTGACCGACGTGTACGTGTCGTACCCGTGA
- a CDS encoding alpha-ketoacid dehydrogenase subunit beta, with protein MARKITYSQAINEALAQEMARDDSVIVMGEDNAGGAGAPGEDDAWGGVLGVTKGLFHKFPGRVLDTPLSEGGYIGAAVGAAACGMRPVAELMFIDFMGVCFDQIFNQAAKFRYMFGGKAVTPVVIRAMYGAGLRAAAQHSQMLTSLFTHIPGLKVVCPATPYDAKGLLIQAIRDNDPVIFLEHKLLYTREGDVPEESYAIPFGEANVVREGDDATIVTYGRMVHLATDAAAKLAKDGIHVDVIDLRTTSPLDEETILESAERTGRVVVVDEANPRCSIATDIAALVAQRAFHSLKAPIELVTAPHTPAPFAGVLEDLYIPSADAIAQAVLKTRS; from the coding sequence ATGGCAAGGAAGATTACGTATTCGCAGGCGATCAACGAGGCGCTCGCGCAGGAAATGGCGCGCGACGACAGCGTGATCGTGATGGGCGAGGACAATGCGGGCGGCGCAGGCGCGCCGGGCGAGGACGACGCGTGGGGCGGCGTGCTGGGCGTGACGAAGGGGCTGTTCCACAAGTTTCCGGGCCGCGTGCTCGATACGCCGCTGTCGGAGGGTGGCTACATCGGCGCGGCAGTCGGCGCGGCCGCGTGCGGGATGCGGCCCGTCGCGGAGCTGATGTTCATCGATTTCATGGGCGTGTGCTTCGACCAGATCTTCAACCAGGCCGCGAAATTCCGCTACATGTTCGGCGGCAAGGCCGTGACGCCGGTCGTGATCCGTGCGATGTACGGCGCCGGCCTGCGCGCGGCCGCGCAGCATTCGCAGATGCTCACGTCGCTGTTCACGCATATCCCGGGGCTGAAGGTCGTGTGCCCGGCGACGCCGTACGACGCGAAGGGGCTGCTGATCCAGGCGATCCGCGACAACGATCCCGTGATCTTCCTCGAACACAAGCTGCTCTACACGCGCGAAGGCGACGTGCCTGAGGAATCCTATGCGATTCCGTTCGGCGAGGCGAATGTCGTGCGCGAAGGCGATGACGCGACGATCGTCACGTACGGCCGGATGGTGCATCTCGCGACCGACGCGGCCGCGAAGCTCGCGAAGGACGGCATCCACGTCGACGTGATCGACCTGCGCACGACGTCACCGCTCGACGAGGAAACGATCCTCGAAAGCGCGGAGCGCACCGGGCGCGTCGTGGTCGTCGACGAAGCGAACCCGCGCTGCTCGATCGCAACCGACATCGCCGCGCTCGTCGCGCAGCGCGCGTTCCATTCGCTGAAGGCGCCGATCGAGCTCGTGACCGCGCCGCATACGCCCGCGCCGTTCGCCGGCGTGCTGGAAGACCTGTATATCCCGTCCGCCGACGCGATCGCGCAGGCGGTACTCAAGACGAGGAGCTGA
- a CDS encoding MerR family transcriptional regulator, translated as MSKTVSKSSAAGPLTIGQVAELTGVSTHTLRYYEQAGLLRAISRTAAGHRLYAPADLDWLAFVMRLKATGMPIAQMQQFAALRAQGESTFGARRRLLVAHRDGVRAHIAELQASLDAIGDKIAYYETQERETERRAQPSQSSSEQDGHHGTTR; from the coding sequence ATGTCGAAAACCGTATCGAAATCTTCCGCAGCCGGTCCGCTGACGATCGGGCAAGTCGCCGAACTGACGGGCGTGTCCACGCATACGTTGCGGTACTACGAGCAGGCCGGCCTGCTGCGCGCGATTTCGCGCACGGCGGCCGGGCACCGGCTCTATGCGCCGGCCGACCTTGACTGGCTCGCATTCGTGATGCGCCTGAAGGCGACCGGCATGCCGATCGCGCAGATGCAGCAGTTCGCGGCGTTGCGCGCGCAAGGCGAGTCGACGTTCGGTGCGCGCCGGCGGCTGCTGGTCGCGCATCGCGACGGGGTGCGGGCGCATATCGCGGAGCTGCAGGCGAGCCTCGACGCGATCGGCGACAAGATCGCGTACTACGAGACGCAGGAACGCGAGACGGAACGACGGGCGCAACCTTCTCAATCATCCTCGGAACAGGACGGACACCATGGAACGACTCGTTGA
- a CDS encoding MATE family efflux transporter → MFADIRRIVGLAWPVLVGQLAIIAFGVIDTAMVGRYSAIDLAALGLGSSIYVSIYIGMTGILSALQPITGQLYGARRYAEIGEEVRQALWLALLLAVPGFLLLHFPEPLLHIAHAPPALHDRTVDYLRILSYGLPASLVFRIYNALTNAAGKPRLAMILQIGALLLKFPLNVWFIFGGFGVPALGGPGCGLASTLINWALALIGFTLLAKLDVFAPLSIFSRFCWPVWARQKAILKLGVPMGLSYLIEVTSYTCMALFIAQFGTTTLAGHQIAGNIGAVLYMTPLSIGVAASTLVARALGAGRPDEARLLGRHSVVLACGIAAAYGVLVFTLRPLIVSGYTPNPAVAAAALPLVAIVTCYHFFDALQITSAFVLRAYKVAVVPTVIYAVALWGVGLGGGYALGFDVGGIAPAWLTGARGFWFANTISLMLAGAGLALYLRHVSRAQPSVSA, encoded by the coding sequence ATGTTCGCCGACATCCGCCGGATCGTCGGTCTCGCGTGGCCGGTGCTCGTCGGCCAGCTCGCGATCATCGCGTTCGGCGTGATCGACACGGCGATGGTCGGCCGTTACTCGGCCATCGACCTGGCTGCGCTCGGGCTCGGCTCGTCGATCTACGTGTCGATCTACATCGGGATGACGGGCATCCTGTCGGCGCTGCAGCCGATCACCGGCCAGCTGTACGGCGCGCGGCGCTATGCGGAGATCGGCGAGGAAGTCCGCCAGGCACTGTGGCTCGCGCTGCTGCTCGCGGTGCCCGGCTTCCTGCTGCTGCATTTTCCCGAACCGCTGCTGCATATCGCCCACGCCCCGCCCGCGCTGCACGACCGCACCGTCGACTACCTGCGGATCCTGTCGTACGGCCTGCCGGCGAGCCTCGTGTTCCGGATCTACAACGCGCTGACCAACGCGGCCGGCAAGCCGCGCCTCGCGATGATCCTGCAGATCGGCGCGCTGCTGCTCAAGTTTCCGCTCAACGTGTGGTTCATCTTCGGCGGGTTCGGCGTGCCGGCCCTCGGCGGCCCCGGCTGCGGGCTCGCAAGCACGTTGATCAACTGGGCGCTCGCGCTGATCGGCTTCACGCTGCTCGCGAAGCTCGACGTGTTCGCGCCGCTTTCGATCTTCTCGCGGTTTTGCTGGCCCGTGTGGGCACGCCAGAAGGCGATCCTGAAGCTCGGCGTGCCGATGGGCCTGTCGTATCTGATCGAGGTCACGTCGTACACGTGCATGGCGCTCTTCATCGCGCAGTTCGGCACGACGACGCTGGCCGGCCACCAGATCGCCGGCAACATCGGCGCGGTGCTGTACATGACGCCGTTGTCGATCGGCGTCGCGGCGTCGACGCTGGTCGCGCGCGCACTCGGCGCCGGCCGCCCCGACGAGGCGCGCCTGCTCGGCCGGCACAGCGTGGTGCTCGCGTGCGGGATCGCCGCCGCGTACGGCGTGCTCGTATTCACGCTGCGCCCGCTGATCGTCAGCGGCTACACGCCGAACCCGGCCGTGGCCGCCGCCGCGCTGCCGCTGGTCGCGATCGTCACCTGCTACCACTTCTTCGACGCGCTGCAGATCACGTCCGCGTTCGTGCTGCGCGCCTACAAGGTCGCGGTCGTACCGACCGTGATCTATGCGGTGGCGCTCTGGGGCGTCGGGCTCGGCGGCGGCTACGCGCTCGGCTTCGACGTCGGCGGCATCGCACCCGCATGGCTGACGGGTGCGCGCGGCTTCTGGTTCGCGAACACGATCAGCCTGATGCTCGCGGGCGCGGGACTCGCGCTCTACCTGCGCCACGTCAGCCGAGCACAGCCGTCGGTAAGCGCATGA
- a CDS encoding sigma-54-dependent Fis family transcriptional regulator, protein MPYAVPQAQHADRVLGALAGRLPAPADSARLVSSWQRSLERYALDPASSIGPRVLTAAELREVRDKEEAFLRASGQCLTRLHDMIRVADYCVMLTDAHGVTIDYRIDRERRNDFRHAGLHIGSCWSESEEGTCGVASVLTDLAPITVHKTDHFRAAFTTLTCSAAPIFAPGGELIGVLDASAVQSPDGRDSQRLVYQLVRQSAALIEDGYFVHSTAQYWILFGHPNRHYVEAQPEWLIAFDECGNIVAANRHARDALPALREPRHIDEIFDATEMPLRDAARLDAIVALRLRATGAPLYARLRAPLRRAGRETGTASRRPGTTQRHVGALTPFLQSSDTRIAQQAELALRVASKRLPILVLGETGAGKEVFARAIHDAGARRARSFVAVNCGALPEALIESELFGYAAGAFTGARKHGARGKIALADGGTLFLDEIGDMPLTLQTRLLRVLADGEVVPLGSDTPVRVDLDVICATHRDLAQMVADGTFREDLYYRLSGATFELPPLRERADVRDVIVAVFAEEAQATGHVLTLDATLAEQLAAYPWPGNVRQLRNALRYACAVCDAARVTRRDLPADLAAQLGAQLGAGPAGALPDDERGRIVAALTAHRWRPDAAAQALGISRATLYRRIAKHRIVAPHRI, encoded by the coding sequence ATGCCCTACGCCGTCCCCCAGGCCCAGCACGCCGACCGTGTGCTCGGCGCGCTCGCCGGACGCCTGCCCGCGCCGGCCGATTCCGCGCGTCTCGTGTCGTCGTGGCAACGCTCGCTCGAGCGCTACGCGCTCGACCCCGCTTCGTCGATCGGCCCGCGCGTGCTGACCGCGGCCGAACTGCGCGAGGTGCGCGACAAGGAGGAGGCCTTCCTGCGCGCGTCCGGCCAGTGCCTGACGCGCCTGCACGACATGATTCGCGTCGCCGACTATTGCGTGATGCTGACCGACGCGCACGGCGTGACGATCGACTACCGGATCGACCGCGAGCGCCGCAACGACTTCCGTCATGCCGGACTGCACATCGGCTCGTGCTGGTCGGAAAGCGAGGAAGGCACCTGCGGCGTCGCGAGCGTGCTGACCGATCTCGCGCCGATCACCGTGCACAAGACCGATCACTTTCGTGCGGCGTTCACCACCCTCACCTGCAGCGCGGCCCCGATCTTCGCGCCGGGCGGCGAACTGATCGGCGTGCTCGATGCGTCCGCCGTCCAGTCGCCCGACGGCCGCGACAGCCAGCGCCTCGTGTACCAGCTCGTGCGGCAGAGCGCGGCGTTGATCGAGGACGGCTATTTCGTGCACAGCACCGCGCAGTACTGGATATTGTTCGGGCATCCGAATCGTCACTACGTCGAGGCACAGCCCGAGTGGCTGATCGCGTTCGACGAATGCGGCAACATCGTCGCCGCGAACCGGCACGCACGCGACGCGCTGCCGGCACTGCGTGAACCGCGCCATATCGACGAGATCTTCGATGCGACCGAGATGCCGCTGCGCGACGCCGCGCGGCTCGATGCGATCGTCGCGCTGCGGCTGCGCGCGACCGGTGCGCCGCTTTATGCGCGACTGCGCGCGCCGCTCCGGCGTGCCGGCCGCGAAACCGGTACGGCATCACGCCGCCCGGGCACCACGCAGCGCCACGTCGGCGCGCTGACACCGTTCCTGCAGAGCAGCGACACGCGCATCGCGCAGCAGGCCGAACTCGCGTTGCGCGTCGCGAGCAAGCGGCTACCGATCCTGGTGCTCGGCGAAACCGGCGCAGGCAAGGAAGTGTTCGCCCGCGCAATCCACGACGCCGGTGCGCGGCGTGCACGGTCGTTCGTTGCGGTCAACTGCGGCGCACTGCCCGAGGCGCTGATCGAGAGCGAACTGTTCGGCTACGCGGCCGGCGCGTTCACCGGCGCGCGCAAGCATGGCGCGCGCGGCAAGATCGCGCTTGCCGACGGCGGCACGCTGTTCCTCGACGAAATCGGCGACATGCCGCTCACGCTTCAGACGCGCCTGTTGCGCGTGCTCGCCGACGGCGAAGTCGTGCCGCTCGGCAGCGATACGCCGGTGCGCGTCGATCTCGACGTGATTTGCGCGACCCACCGCGATCTTGCGCAGATGGTGGCCGACGGCACGTTCCGCGAGGATCTGTATTACCGGCTGAGCGGCGCGACGTTCGAGCTGCCGCCGCTGCGCGAGCGTGCGGACGTGCGCGACGTGATCGTCGCGGTGTTCGCCGAAGAGGCGCAGGCGACCGGCCACGTGCTCACGCTCGACGCGACGCTCGCCGAGCAGCTCGCGGCGTATCCGTGGCCCGGCAACGTGCGACAACTGCGCAACGCGCTGCGCTATGCGTGCGCGGTGTGCGACGCCGCCCGCGTGACGCGGCGCGACCTGCCGGCTGATCTCGCCGCGCAGCTCGGCGCGCAGCTCGGCGCCGGTCCCGCCGGCGCGCTGCCGGACGACGAACGCGGCCGCATCGTCGCGGCGCTGACAGCACATCGCTGGCGGCCCGATGCGGCCGCGCAGGCGCTCGGCATCTCGCGCGCGACGCTGTATCGACGGATCGCGAAGCACCGGATCGTCGCCCCCCACCGCATCTGA